The following are encoded in a window of Salegentibacter mishustinae genomic DNA:
- a CDS encoding acyl-CoA dehydrogenase family protein has translation METTENKKELLRGGQFLVKEIKAEDVFTPEDFNEEQKMMRDSVKEFVDREVWPKKEEFEKKNYALTEEVMTKAGELGFLGVAVPEKYDGLGMGFVSTMLVCDYISGASGSIATAFGAHTGIGTLPILLYGNEEQRKKYIPKLATGEWFGAYCLTEPGAGSDANSGKTKAELTEDGKSYKINGQKMWISNAGFASVFIVFARIQDDKNITGFIVEYDKENPNGITFGEEEKKLGIHASSTRQVFFNDTVVSTENMLSERGNGFKIAMNALNVGRIKLAAASLEAQRRVTDVAVKYANDRVQFKTPIAKFGAIKSKLAEMATSAYVGEAACYRAAKNIDDRINLRLEAGESHSDAELKTFEEYAIECSILKVACSEDVQNCSDEGIQVLGGMGFSADTPMESAWRDARIARIYEGTNEINRMLAVGMLIKKAMKGHVDLLGPAQAVGEELTGIPSMDKPDFNELFAEEKEMIKKLKKVFLMVAGSAVQKFGQDLEEHQQLLLAASDILIEAYMAESGILRAEKNVKRFGEDAQKEQIAMAKLYLYHAVDTVNQKAKEGIASFAEGDEQRMMLMGLKRFTKYDRMPNVVELRNTIAEKLTSENKYCF, from the coding sequence ATGGAAACAACAGAAAATAAAAAAGAACTTCTACGCGGTGGGCAATTCCTTGTTAAGGAAATCAAAGCGGAAGATGTATTTACTCCTGAAGATTTTAATGAGGAGCAAAAAATGATGCGTGATTCGGTTAAAGAATTTGTAGATCGTGAAGTTTGGCCGAAGAAAGAAGAATTTGAAAAGAAAAACTACGCGCTTACCGAAGAGGTAATGACCAAAGCTGGAGAACTTGGTTTTCTTGGCGTAGCAGTTCCTGAAAAGTACGACGGACTTGGAATGGGGTTTGTGTCAACAATGTTGGTTTGTGATTATATCTCAGGAGCTTCTGGCTCTATTGCAACCGCTTTTGGTGCACATACTGGAATTGGAACATTACCAATCTTGCTTTATGGAAATGAAGAGCAACGTAAAAAGTATATTCCGAAGTTAGCAACAGGAGAATGGTTCGGCGCTTATTGCCTTACCGAACCGGGAGCCGGAAGTGATGCAAATTCAGGGAAAACAAAAGCTGAACTTACCGAAGACGGAAAAAGTTATAAAATAAACGGACAAAAGATGTGGATCTCCAATGCGGGATTTGCAAGTGTTTTTATCGTTTTTGCCCGTATCCAGGATGATAAAAATATCACCGGATTTATCGTGGAATACGATAAAGAGAATCCAAACGGGATTACTTTTGGTGAAGAAGAGAAAAAGCTGGGGATCCACGCTTCTTCTACCCGCCAGGTATTTTTTAATGATACTGTAGTTTCTACTGAAAATATGCTTTCAGAAAGAGGAAACGGATTTAAGATCGCTATGAATGCGCTAAACGTAGGCCGTATTAAACTGGCTGCAGCATCTTTAGAAGCACAACGTCGAGTAACCGATGTAGCGGTCAAATACGCGAATGACAGAGTTCAGTTTAAAACACCGATTGCAAAGTTTGGAGCTATAAAATCTAAACTTGCTGAGATGGCTACTTCAGCTTATGTTGGAGAAGCCGCTTGTTATCGAGCTGCAAAAAACATTGACGATCGAATTAATCTTCGTTTAGAGGCTGGAGAATCGCATTCTGATGCTGAATTAAAGACTTTTGAAGAATACGCGATAGAATGTTCTATTTTGAAAGTAGCTTGTTCTGAGGATGTTCAAAATTGTAGTGACGAAGGTATCCAGGTTTTAGGAGGAATGGGCTTCTCTGCCGATACTCCAATGGAATCTGCCTGGAGAGATGCCAGAATTGCCAGAATTTACGAAGGCACCAACGAGATTAACAGAATGTTAGCCGTTGGAATGCTTATTAAAAAAGCGATGAAAGGCCACGTAGATCTTTTAGGACCGGCACAAGCTGTTGGGGAAGAACTTACCGGAATTCCTTCTATGGACAAGCCAGATTTTAATGAATTGTTCGCTGAAGAAAAGGAAATGATCAAAAAACTGAAAAAGGTTTTCTTGATGGTAGCCGGTAGTGCAGTTCAAAAATTTGGTCAGGACCTGGAAGAGCACCAGCAATTGCTTCTTGCTGCTTCAGATATTCTTATCGAAGCTTATATGGCTGAATCTGGAATTTTAAGAGCTGAGAAGAATGTAAAACGTTTTGGTGAAGATGCTCAAAAAGAGCAAATCGCCATGGCGAAATTATATCTATACCACGCCGTAGATACCGTAAACCAGAAAGCCAAAGAGGGAATTGCTTCTTTTGCTGAGGGTGACGAGCAACGTATGATGTTAATGGGACTTAAGCGTTTTACCAAGTACGACAGAATGCCAAATGTGGTAGAGTTAAGAAACACTATTGCTGAAAAACTTACTTCAGAAAATAAATATTGTTTCTAA
- a CDS encoding glycoside hydrolase family 15 protein: protein MENLDYGIIGNCKSAALISKTGSLDWCCLPNFASSAVFAKLLDEKQGGSFEFIVDDSYKITQEYLWETNILNTEFTDGENSFQVIDFMPRYPREDGSYYAPPDVVRFIRLISGKPKFKIKYDPRLDFSREKTYNDHKGNYIKSYTKEGKYDSLFFYSSLDLNDILEQNEIELTGNAYCLVGYHEKLITQSLDRSYLKFQRTKTYWMNWSAKTTRYTHYENEIMRSALVLKCLSYKKSGAVLAAATTSLPETIGEERNWDYRFCWIRDASMVIKVMAGLGHIKSAKDFLQFIIDIIPDKDEKIQIMYGINGEKELTEHILDHLSGYKDSHPVRTGNAAYIQKQNDIYGILMEVIYQQFNQFETSLENSEELWTVVRGIVSIVEENWQKPDKGIWELRTEDRHFVFSKLLCWVAIDRAIKIGEVLRMGINDTHWKSLRAEIYNDIYKNGWNEEVQAYTQSYGSKDLDASTLLMEQYGFIEAKDPRFVSTVQATERELCKDGLMYRYKNKDDFGEPTSSFTICTFWLIDSLFKIGEKKKARKMFDQLLSYSNHLGLFSEDIDFETKRLLGNFPQAYSHLALIETAANFSIGTSSEESWLSEF, encoded by the coding sequence ATGGAGAATTTAGATTACGGAATCATAGGAAATTGTAAGAGTGCTGCTTTAATATCAAAAACCGGTTCACTAGATTGGTGTTGTTTGCCAAATTTTGCTTCATCAGCTGTTTTTGCAAAGCTCCTGGATGAAAAACAAGGCGGAAGTTTTGAGTTTATTGTAGACGATTCCTATAAAATTACCCAGGAATATCTGTGGGAAACCAATATTTTGAATACTGAATTTACTGACGGCGAAAATTCTTTTCAGGTTATAGACTTTATGCCACGTTATCCACGAGAAGACGGATCTTATTACGCACCACCAGATGTGGTTAGATTTATCCGTTTAATTAGTGGTAAGCCTAAATTCAAAATAAAATACGATCCTCGTTTAGATTTTTCTCGTGAGAAAACATACAACGATCATAAAGGAAATTATATTAAAAGCTATACCAAAGAAGGTAAATACGATTCCCTTTTCTTTTACTCCAGTTTAGACCTAAACGATATTTTGGAGCAAAATGAAATCGAATTAACCGGCAACGCTTATTGCCTGGTTGGTTATCACGAAAAGCTTATTACGCAATCTTTAGATCGTTCTTATTTAAAATTTCAGCGCACCAAGACCTATTGGATGAATTGGAGCGCGAAAACTACCCGTTATACCCATTATGAAAATGAAATAATGCGGAGTGCTTTGGTGTTAAAGTGCCTTAGTTATAAAAAATCTGGGGCAGTTTTAGCCGCAGCTACCACTTCGTTGCCCGAAACTATTGGAGAAGAAAGAAACTGGGATTATCGTTTCTGCTGGATTCGAGATGCCTCTATGGTAATTAAAGTAATGGCAGGCCTTGGCCATATAAAATCGGCTAAAGATTTTCTTCAGTTTATTATAGATATTATACCTGACAAGGATGAAAAAATCCAGATTATGTACGGTATTAATGGGGAAAAAGAACTTACCGAACATATTTTAGATCATTTATCTGGTTACAAAGATTCGCATCCGGTAAGAACCGGGAACGCTGCATATATTCAGAAGCAAAATGATATCTACGGAATTTTGATGGAGGTGATCTATCAGCAATTCAATCAATTTGAAACCTCTTTAGAGAATTCTGAAGAACTTTGGACGGTAGTGCGCGGAATAGTGAGTATTGTTGAAGAAAACTGGCAAAAGCCTGATAAGGGAATTTGGGAATTACGTACCGAAGACCGTCACTTTGTATTTTCAAAACTATTATGCTGGGTGGCCATAGACCGTGCAATTAAGATTGGAGAGGTTTTAAGAATGGGTATTAACGATACGCATTGGAAATCTTTACGTGCCGAAATTTACAATGACATTTATAAAAATGGTTGGAATGAAGAAGTACAGGCCTATACTCAATCATACGGTTCTAAAGATTTAGATGCTTCCACTTTGCTGATGGAGCAATATGGATTTATTGAGGCTAAGGACCCAAGGTTTGTGAGCACCGTTCAGGCAACTGAAAGGGAATTGTGCAAAGACGGGCTAATGTATCGTTATAAGAATAAAGATGATTTTGGCGAACCAACATCTTCTTTTACTATTTGTACTTTTTGGTTAATAGACAGTCTTTTTAAAATAGGAGAGAAGAAGAAAGCCAGGAAAATGTTCGATCAATTGCTTTCTTATAGCAATCATTTAGGATTGTTTAGTGAAGATATTGACTTTGAAACCAAGAGATTACTGGGTAATTTTCCGCAGGCATATTCGCATTTAGCCTTAATAGAAACCGCTGCTAATTTTAGTATAGGAACATCTTCTGAAGAAAGCTGGCTTAGCGAATTCTAA
- a CDS encoding M28 family metallopeptidase: MIKNISTLALLLFSGLIFQQTNAQTDQRIYKIIDKVSADSIEADIRKLAGFGTRNTFSDTVSDTRGIGAARRWIKSEFDYLSKNCDNCLDVFYQKDFVTTEDGERIPHDAWVVNVVAVQKGTKYPNRYIIMSGDIDSRASNTMDFKTDAPGANDNASGMAGAMEAARVLSQYEFESSMVYVGLSGEEQGLFGGKGLAEYAKENNWEIIGVLNNDMIGNIEGVDGVIDNRTFRIFSEPVPPNETDRERTMRRFYGGEVDGISRQLARYVHKTTETYMPEMNPMMIYRLDRFGRGGHHRPFNDLGFAGIRIMEAHENYNRQHQDIRTEDGIEYGDVVEAVNFDYAEKLTAVNAINMASLAWAPPAPKNVEIGGVVEPSAKLRWDKVEGDIAGYKIYWRETTEAQWQYSRFVGNVNEFTLEGIVIDNYFFGVAAVGKDGHESVVVFPSGVFR, from the coding sequence ATGATTAAAAATATATCCACTCTTGCCCTACTCCTTTTTTCAGGATTAATTTTTCAACAAACAAATGCACAAACAGATCAGCGTATCTATAAAATTATCGATAAGGTTTCAGCAGATAGTATTGAAGCCGATATACGCAAACTTGCAGGTTTTGGTACCAGGAATACCTTTAGCGATACAGTATCTGATACCCGGGGAATTGGCGCAGCGCGAAGATGGATAAAATCTGAATTCGATTATCTTTCTAAAAACTGCGATAATTGTCTTGATGTTTTTTATCAAAAAGACTTTGTAACTACAGAAGATGGGGAGCGTATTCCGCACGATGCCTGGGTAGTGAATGTTGTAGCTGTTCAAAAAGGAACCAAATACCCTAACCGGTATATAATTATGAGTGGCGATATAGATTCACGCGCCAGCAACACAATGGATTTTAAAACCGATGCTCCCGGCGCTAACGACAATGCCAGCGGTATGGCCGGTGCTATGGAAGCCGCCAGGGTTTTATCTCAATATGAGTTTGAAAGCAGTATGGTCTATGTTGGACTCTCTGGAGAAGAACAAGGTTTGTTTGGCGGAAAAGGATTGGCCGAATATGCTAAAGAAAACAACTGGGAGATTATTGGAGTTTTAAATAATGATATGATCGGAAATATTGAAGGAGTAGACGGCGTAATTGACAACCGTACTTTCAGAATATTCTCAGAACCGGTTCCACCAAATGAAACCGATAGAGAACGAACTATGCGCAGGTTTTACGGCGGTGAAGTAGACGGTATTTCGCGTCAGCTTGCTCGCTATGTTCATAAAACTACTGAAACCTATATGCCAGAGATGAACCCGATGATGATTTATCGTTTAGATAGGTTTGGTCGTGGTGGGCACCATCGTCCGTTTAACGATCTTGGTTTTGCAGGAATTAGGATTATGGAAGCTCACGAAAATTATAACCGACAACACCAGGATATTCGCACCGAAGATGGTATTGAATATGGCGATGTGGTAGAAGCTGTGAATTTTGATTATGCTGAAAAACTTACCGCGGTAAACGCGATAAACATGGCGAGTCTCGCCTGGGCGCCTCCAGCTCCAAAAAATGTTGAAATAGGTGGAGTTGTAGAACCTTCAGCAAAACTAAGATGGGACAAAGTTGAAGGCGATATTGCCGGTTATAAGATTTATTGGAGAGAAACTACCGAAGCACAATGGCAATATTCCCGTTTTGTAGGAAATGTAAATGAATTTACGCTAGAAGGTATTGTCATAGACAATTACTTTTTTGGTGTTGCAGCAGTAGGAAAAGATGGCCACGAAAGTGTAGTGGTTTTTCCTTCAGGAGTTTTTAGGTAG
- a CDS encoding mechanosensitive ion channel family protein, which translates to MNNQMRLLFLSFSIFLLPLSVLAFQQDSISTDNTLPSEEKIDEQNQSNYLPNSLKDYNVAYYQLTRLNNPLGLPPNKFNLQTPQATLEHFVISCRNKNFKEAAYALNFNLFPDNITEEEAINVAQKLYFVMDQRVAINWDGLSDRPDGQVDIRTTTNQAVAGKPRRSVVFGEAQIETRDIIFRLQRVKYQDYGAFWLISANTVENTEELYQVYGPTFLDRYMPTWSQAKIGTVPLWKPVLTFLLLIVSYILGKVVILLIRRIAQSFDRPIIMALSKKLGVPAALATGVLFFYISLNELISYSGAYSSTIYAILLAIVIASGTWFFMRILDFAMRYVAEHKIGDVTSENSHESRQLFTYLSVARRILTFTVVIIGTSIILSQFRSMEKLGVSMLASAGLATIILGIAAQSTLGNIIAGVQIALTKPARIGDTVLIEGRWGYVEDIRFTYMIVRTWDLRRLIVPLKTVISDTFENLSITSPHSLNEIELYVDYRVDVDKLRAKFKELLEASEDWDEEHPPIIQVTEMTEKSLKVRAICSASTAVIAWDLHCRLREQMVAYIKELEEGIYFTRSRVELKESHFNSKKIKKSDK; encoded by the coding sequence ATGAACAACCAAATGAGATTGTTATTTTTAAGTTTCAGCATATTTTTGCTTCCACTTTCGGTTCTTGCATTTCAACAAGATTCTATAAGTACTGATAATACGCTTCCTTCTGAAGAGAAAATAGATGAACAAAACCAGTCTAACTATCTTCCAAATAGCTTAAAAGATTATAATGTAGCTTATTACCAGCTCACAAGGTTAAATAATCCTTTAGGCTTACCGCCTAATAAATTTAACTTACAAACACCACAGGCTACCCTGGAGCACTTCGTGATTAGTTGTAGGAATAAAAATTTTAAAGAAGCCGCCTATGCTTTAAACTTCAATTTGTTTCCTGATAATATTACTGAAGAAGAGGCGATTAATGTTGCGCAAAAATTATATTTTGTGATGGATCAACGGGTGGCGATTAATTGGGATGGGCTATCAGACCGTCCAGATGGCCAGGTAGATATAAGAACCACTACCAACCAGGCGGTAGCGGGAAAACCAAGAAGAAGTGTGGTTTTTGGTGAAGCTCAAATTGAAACCCGTGATATAATTTTTAGGTTACAAAGAGTAAAATACCAGGATTATGGAGCTTTTTGGTTAATTTCTGCAAATACCGTAGAGAATACAGAAGAGTTATATCAGGTTTATGGTCCAACATTCTTAGACCGGTATATGCCTACCTGGTCGCAGGCAAAAATAGGCACAGTTCCTTTATGGAAACCGGTTTTAACATTTTTGCTTCTAATAGTGTCTTACATTCTGGGAAAAGTAGTTATTCTATTAATTAGAAGAATTGCCCAATCATTTGATAGACCAATAATTATGGCTTTATCTAAAAAATTGGGTGTTCCGGCTGCCTTAGCTACTGGAGTGCTTTTTTTCTATATTAGTCTCAACGAACTTATCTCTTATTCCGGTGCTTACTCAAGTACCATCTATGCTATTTTACTGGCAATTGTAATTGCATCGGGCACCTGGTTTTTTATGCGCATCTTAGATTTTGCCATGCGTTATGTTGCCGAGCATAAAATTGGTGATGTTACTTCAGAAAACAGTCACGAATCTCGTCAACTTTTTACGTATTTATCGGTTGCCCGGAGAATTCTAACCTTTACCGTGGTGATTATTGGTACTTCTATTATCCTTTCTCAATTCAGGTCTATGGAAAAACTCGGGGTTTCCATGCTGGCTTCTGCAGGATTGGCTACAATAATCTTAGGTATTGCAGCGCAAAGTACTTTGGGAAATATTATTGCCGGAGTTCAAATTGCGCTTACAAAACCGGCAAGAATTGGTGATACTGTTCTTATTGAAGGTCGTTGGGGTTATGTTGAAGATATTCGCTTTACCTATATGATCGTAAGAACCTGGGATCTTAGGAGATTAATTGTTCCCTTAAAAACTGTAATTTCTGATACCTTCGAAAACCTCTCTATTACCAGCCCGCATTCTTTAAATGAAATTGAACTTTACGTAGATTACCGGGTAGATGTAGATAAACTTAGGGCCAAATTTAAAGAGCTGCTGGAAGCTTCAGAAGATTGGGACGAAGAACATCCGCCAATCATTCAGGTAACAGAAATGACCGAAAAATCTTTAAAAGTACGAGCTATTTGCAGCGCCAGTACAGCAGTTATTGCCTGGGATCTTCATTGTAGATTAAGAGAGCAAATGGTGGCTTATATAAAAGAATTAGAAGAAGGTATTTATTTTACGCGCTCCAGGGTAGAATTAAAGGAATCTCATTTTAATTCCAAAAAAATCAAAAAGTCGGATAAATAA
- a CDS encoding YtxH domain-containing protein, translating to MKSGKMLLGLISGAAAGAALGLLFAPKKGKDTRKAISDSSNEAIEGTKGKFNEFSDSLSHKVDALKNKTKASLSNSKADQKAHEAKAEIHNMKAS from the coding sequence ATGAAATCAGGAAAAATGTTATTAGGATTAATATCAGGAGCAGCTGCTGGAGCAGCATTAGGACTATTATTTGCCCCTAAAAAAGGGAAAGATACAAGGAAGGCGATTTCAGATTCAAGCAATGAAGCTATAGAAGGAACAAAAGGAAAATTCAATGAATTTTCTGATTCTTTAAGTCATAAAGTTGATGCCTTGAAAAACAAAACTAAAGCCAGTCTTTCAAATTCTAAAGCTGACCAAAAAGCTCACGAAGCAAAAGCTGAAATTCATAATATGAAAGCAAGCTAA
- a CDS encoding bifunctional alpha,alpha-trehalose-phosphate synthase (UDP-forming)/trehalose-phosphatase, giving the protein MSKTIIISNRLPLQISLEDSNLEVTPSVGGLATGLKSFHKDGDSIWIGWSGLTEEEIPENLLDDVKEKARKEDCVAVNLSEEEIDGFYYGFSNRTIWPLFHYFMEYTEADKDHWETYKSVNRKYADEVLKHYEDGDHIWVHDYQLLLVPNMIREKQPEAIIGFFNHIPFPSYEVFRTLPWRDEVLEGVLGADLIGFHTYDYERHFLSSVSRILRHQVNFNEITLPERIVKVDSFPMGIDYNKFEAAAQNHFKNTEEQRTELQRRLDHHSNETPEAKLILSIDRLDYTKGIANRIRAFEYFLDNHPEFIEKVRLVMLAVPSRSNVPQYQRLKREIDELVGRINGKFSTVSWTPIWYFYRSMPFENLIDLYTSCDIALLTPIRDGMNLVAKEFVATRINQTGVLILSEMAGAAHEMNEALIINPNNFEQISQTLIQAIEMPIEEQQQRNKTLQKRLKRYSVEKWANDFMKALHNTSQDRDAFKATRISSKVSGEILEKFKNAKNRILFLDYDGTLVNFTDKPEKAKPDQELIDLVHKLNQSENTDVVLISGRDKDTLGSWWQEIPVELISEHGVWMRQKDSEWELSENVNNDWMSAVRPVIETFVDRTPGTFIEDKNYSLAWHYRKADPELGEIRANELSNVLKELISNRGLSVLEGNKVLEIKSSGVNKGKASNKKLVGKDYDFIFAIGDDWTDEYMFEELPEESFTVKVGMKKTSARYYIEDTSKVRDILKDFAENS; this is encoded by the coding sequence ATGAGTAAAACGATAATAATTTCCAACCGATTACCATTACAAATTAGCTTAGAAGATAGCAACCTGGAAGTCACGCCTAGTGTAGGAGGACTTGCAACCGGCTTAAAATCATTCCATAAGGATGGTGATAGTATTTGGATTGGTTGGAGCGGACTTACTGAAGAAGAAATTCCAGAAAATCTATTAGATGATGTTAAAGAAAAAGCCCGTAAAGAAGATTGTGTTGCTGTAAATCTTAGTGAAGAAGAAATTGATGGCTTTTATTATGGATTTAGTAATCGTACCATCTGGCCACTTTTCCATTATTTTATGGAATATACCGAAGCCGATAAAGATCACTGGGAAACCTATAAAAGTGTAAATAGAAAATATGCAGATGAGGTACTAAAACATTATGAAGATGGCGATCACATTTGGGTTCACGATTATCAATTGCTTTTAGTTCCAAATATGATTAGGGAAAAACAACCCGAAGCAATTATCGGATTTTTCAACCACATCCCCTTTCCTTCGTATGAAGTTTTTAGAACATTGCCCTGGCGTGATGAAGTTTTGGAAGGCGTACTCGGTGCCGATCTAATTGGTTTTCATACCTACGATTACGAAAGGCACTTTTTAAGTTCTGTAAGTCGAATCCTGCGTCACCAGGTAAATTTCAATGAAATTACGTTGCCGGAAAGGATTGTAAAGGTAGACTCTTTTCCTATGGGAATAGATTACAACAAGTTTGAAGCTGCCGCTCAAAATCATTTTAAAAATACCGAAGAACAGCGAACAGAATTACAGCGCAGGTTGGATCACCATTCAAATGAAACGCCTGAAGCAAAACTTATTTTAAGTATAGACCGTTTAGATTATACTAAAGGAATCGCCAACCGAATTCGTGCTTTTGAATATTTTCTTGATAACCATCCAGAATTCATTGAAAAAGTAAGATTGGTGATGCTTGCCGTACCATCAAGATCCAACGTTCCACAGTATCAACGATTAAAAAGGGAAATAGATGAACTGGTAGGTAGAATAAACGGTAAGTTCTCTACGGTAAGCTGGACGCCTATCTGGTATTTTTACCGCTCTATGCCCTTTGAAAATTTAATTGACCTCTATACTAGCTGTGATATTGCCCTATTAACACCAATAAGAGATGGAATGAACCTGGTGGCTAAAGAATTTGTAGCCACAAGAATAAATCAAACCGGGGTGCTCATATTAAGCGAAATGGCCGGTGCGGCACACGAAATGAATGAAGCCTTAATTATCAATCCGAATAATTTTGAGCAAATTTCACAAACTTTGATCCAGGCAATAGAAATGCCGATAGAAGAGCAGCAACAACGTAATAAAACGCTTCAGAAGCGATTAAAACGCTATAGCGTAGAAAAATGGGCAAATGATTTCATGAAAGCCCTGCATAATACAAGTCAGGATCGTGATGCATTTAAAGCTACCAGGATTTCCTCAAAAGTTTCAGGAGAGATTCTGGAGAAATTTAAAAATGCGAAAAACAGAATTCTATTTCTTGATTATGATGGAACTCTGGTGAATTTCACTGATAAACCCGAAAAAGCAAAACCAGACCAGGAATTAATTGATTTAGTCCACAAATTAAATCAATCAGAAAATACAGATGTAGTTCTTATTAGCGGTAGAGATAAAGACACCCTTGGTTCCTGGTGGCAGGAAATTCCTGTAGAACTTATTTCTGAACACGGAGTTTGGATGCGCCAAAAAGATAGTGAATGGGAACTTTCTGAAAATGTAAATAACGATTGGATGAGCGCGGTAAGGCCGGTAATTGAAACCTTTGTTGATAGAACGCCAGGTACGTTTATAGAGGATAAGAATTATTCCCTGGCCTGGCATTACAGAAAAGCCGATCCAGAACTTGGGGAAATTAGAGCCAATGAACTTTCTAATGTTTTAAAGGAATTGATCTCCAACCGCGGACTTAGTGTTCTTGAAGGAAATAAAGTACTGGAAATAAAAAGTAGCGGAGTAAATAAAGGAAAAGCTTCTAATAAAAAACTGGTAGGTAAGGATTACGATTTTATTTTTGCTATTGGTGATGACTGGACAGATGAATATATGTTTGAAGAACTCCCTGAAGAGTCTTTCACCGTTAAAGTTGGAATGAAAAAAACCAGTGCCCGCTATTATATAGAAGACACTTCTAAAGTGAGAGATATTCTAAAGGATTTCGCTGAAAATTCTTAA
- a CDS encoding mechanosensitive ion channel family protein gives MTSDPLLFRYILAGVITLLISFFIAFYILKKIGKDPKNILPGNFAQRVWIPLLIFLAALILKVALLSKIFIYEYTYNILQPISTLGLILSATWLIIITLKILKNRMLKKYDVNTSDNLKARKIYTQFNILENIIIFIIIILAIGIALMSFESIRSVGVSVLTSAGIAGIIIGFSAQKAIGTLLAGIQIAFTQPIRLQDAVIVEGEWGWIEEITLTYVVIKVWDKRRLVVPSTYFIETPFQNWTKNSADLLGTVFLYTDYTVPVDKIREELDRLLEITPLWDKQAKVVQVTDATDRSMEIRILVSAKDSPTAFDLRVFIREKLIDFLKENYPESLPKSRVTINESKT, from the coding sequence ATGACCTCAGATCCTTTATTGTTCAGATATATTCTTGCTGGCGTAATTACACTTCTTATAAGCTTTTTTATAGCTTTTTATATCCTAAAAAAAATAGGCAAGGATCCAAAAAACATCTTGCCGGGGAACTTCGCACAAAGGGTTTGGATTCCACTTTTAATCTTTCTGGCTGCGCTAATTTTAAAAGTAGCGCTGCTAAGTAAGATCTTTATATATGAATATACTTATAACATTCTTCAACCCATTAGTACGCTAGGGCTAATCCTCAGCGCCACCTGGTTAATTATTATCACGCTTAAGATTTTAAAAAACCGAATGCTGAAAAAGTATGATGTAAATACTTCAGATAATTTAAAGGCCAGGAAAATCTATACTCAGTTCAATATCCTGGAAAATATTATCATTTTTATCATTATAATTCTTGCGATAGGCATTGCTTTAATGAGTTTTGAAAGTATACGTTCTGTAGGGGTTAGTGTGTTGACTTCAGCAGGGATTGCAGGAATTATTATAGGATTTTCGGCTCAAAAAGCTATTGGGACTTTACTTGCCGGAATTCAAATTGCCTTTACTCAACCTATAAGACTGCAAGATGCCGTTATTGTTGAAGGCGAATGGGGCTGGATCGAAGAAATTACGCTCACTTATGTGGTAATAAAAGTATGGGACAAAAGGAGACTCGTAGTGCCGTCTACTTATTTTATTGAAACTCCTTTTCAAAACTGGACTAAAAATTCTGCCGATCTTTTGGGAACGGTTTTTCTCTATACAGATTACACCGTGCCGGTAGATAAGATCAGGGAAGAACTGGACAGACTGCTTGAAATTACTCCACTTTGGGATAAACAGGCTAAAGTAGTACAGGTTACCGATGCAACTGATAGGTCTATGGAAATAAGGATTTTGGTGAGCGCCAAAGATTCCCCTACCGCTTTTGATCTACGCGTATTTATTAGGGAGAAACTCATAGATTTTCTCAAAGAGAATTATCCGGAGAGTCTCCCTAAAAGTCGCGTTACGATCAATGAATCGAAAACTTAG